The sequence below is a genomic window from Cicer arietinum cultivar CDC Frontier isolate Library 1 chromosome 6, Cicar.CDCFrontier_v2.0, whole genome shotgun sequence.
TCGGAGGGAGCGGCGACGGCAGAACGTGGGCTGCtggaaaaaaaagagaaaacaataGCATAGCACAGACAGGGAGGGGGAAATCGGAGTTGAGAACACGATTtgccacaaaaaaaaaaatcttaacgGAGACAGTGGGTCCACCGGGTAGTTGAAGATTATAGTTGCCTCTCAATAGGCTCTAGATATCATGTTGAATGAGAAGAGAATATTGAGAGACATGTTGAATAATCCGTGTGTTTCAAGTTCAACTATACAGCGGAAGTTCTTTATATAGACGATGAGTAATAAATACACATAATGACATAAATACTTACAggttttctatttatttacatactaatattttattttcaacacaattacagTTGCAGTACAAAACATAAGCACCCTTTTTCTAGTGCCTGTGTTGGAATGAAAAAAAGTAGCATGGAAACAGTTATGTTAAAAAACTAGTTGCAGATGACTAAGTCACCTTGAATATTCTGAAATAAACATCAGTAGATTCAGCAGTAACCAACACTAAAATCTCAACATTCCTCTAATCCCAAAAAGAATCTACCACGGATTGCCTTTTCAAACAGAACGTTTGGCAATGCGATGTGTTAATTATCTATAAACAGATAAACTAGATGCATGACTAATTCTAACCAACAAAAAAAAGTGGCAAATTTCTGAAAGTGAAATTGACATTTATTTTAAGGAATTCGCTGGCTCACTTTCCTCTGATCTTTCTAGAAACCAACACTCTCTGCATTGCAATGCCTGGAAAGGGTCCAATACTTACATGGTGCAGCAGAATCACAAACATAACAGTGACACTTATCACAATAGCTTTCACGGGGAGTGGTTTTTAATGGAAATTTGGGACATAGATGTCGTGAGTGAGGATAGTTTCTGAGGGCTATCTTGCCCTTTTCACCAAGAAAAAAGAGATATAATTCAGAAGGGTAGGTTACCCTCCAAGGGCACCAAATTGTTGATAAGTATTCTAAAAGAAGGGTAGGTTACCATTGTTATATAATTCAGAAAGGTTGATATTTTACAGTTATTTTTATGATCATATAAATATGATTATGTTCATGTGTATTCACCTGGATGCATGTTGTTTGAATTTGTGTTGTAAAATAGCGGCTATATAAGCTTGCACTATAGCTCAGCGGAATTTGAATAAACTGCTATTACTCAGCGGAATTTGAATAAACTACTATTGAAtacagtgttgtcaaatagcaatTATAGAGGCATTATAGCACTTTAGCATAACACAATTTTAACAAATTCCTACTGTCCGTGGTGATCCCTGGATCACAACATTTGCAACACTCTGGACACTGTATACGTGAATATCGTAAGTTAATTATACAAATAGAATCATATATTAGTTTGAAGTGTGAACATCTCTTGAGATATTGAATCCTTTTGTTCCTCTTCAGGAGGATTAGAAGCAGCATAAACGACAACAGTTTTAGTCCTTCGACTTCAAACGGAACTAACAGAAGAACGCGTATAGTTAGAGTGATTCAAGAATTTCAAACCAAGTTAGGCTCTAAAATTCAGAAGGTAAAGAAAAACCTTCCAATGAAGCTTCTTTTCTTCTTGGCTGGATTTTATTGTGCAACCGCCTTTTCCACTGTTATTGGACAAACTGGCGACTGGGATATTCTATCTGCTGCTTTGGCTGTTGTTGTTGTGGAAGGCATTGGTGCTCTTATGTATAGTTCTTTTCTTCCTTTAATCACCAAGCGCCTAATATCGGTGTTTAATTATTGGAAAGCTGGCCTTACACTCGGACTTTTCTTGGATTCATTCAaatattgatttgattttatattggaCATTGCTGTCAAATAGCAGCTATATCGGTGTTTTAATGCTATAGTGTGGTGGAACTTTAACGAATCGTTATTCTTCACGATTTAGTATAAAGTGTTGCCAAACAACAACTATTGCAGCGCTGTAgcatagcggaatttgaacaaactgctATTTTCTAGTGATCCGTGATTGACGACACAGATACTGGATGCATTAATACCTTCCATGAAAATCAGAATTTCTCAGTGGTTTTCATCACTTGGCATTTATTAAGCAGTTGATTTGTAGTTATT
It includes:
- the LOC101496457 gene encoding uncharacterized protein ycf20 is translated as MLFPTRMMLSNCMISAKVISLNYISSRVSEVGLAAFFNKAAFGQKQCSSCFSFNFSRPCLMVDFKRIRSSINDNSFSPSTSNGTNRRTRIVRVIQEFQTKLGSKIQKVKKNLPMKLLFFLAGFYCATAFSTVIGQTGDWDILSAALAVVVVEGIGALMYSSFLPLITKRLISVFNYWKAGLTLGLFLDSFKY